Genomic DNA from Desulfuromonas sp. TF:
GGCAGGCGACGCAGGACCTCCGGAGACCTCCAAAAGGGGTCATCGCCTGGAAATAGAGAAGCGGCTCGCAGAGATGGAAATTGCCGCCGGCCAGACCCGGAACCAACTGGAAACCGAACGAGCCGAAAGACAGCGACTGGAAACGGAGCGGACATCATTCGAAAAACGGATTCTGGAGTTGGAAGAAGCGCTCCGGAAAACTGCCGAAAAGGACGACGCCGGAGGTCAACATCCTTCCAGGCACGGTGCGGCTTCCGACCCTCCGCCCCGCATTGTCCGTCGTCCACCGCCCAAGGACGCCTTTTTTCATGTGGATTGGGATCTGGGCAGTGTTGAATATGAATCTCCCGAAGATATTCTGGAGGTCCACCAGTCGATGAACACGGCTCAACTCAGTCTGGAGGGATATCACGGCCAGCACTGTTTAGCCTGGATCGTCGGCTTGAAAAAAGGAAAATCCCGGCAGGTGCATGTGGTTTTTGCCCTTTCGGAAAGCGGTCTGAACCTGATCTATTCACCGGCAAAACCCATCCGGAACAATGAAGACTATAAAAGGGCCTTGAGCGAAGCCGTGAAATTTCTGGAGGTCGTCGGATATCTTCCGGAAAAAGTGTCCCTGAAGAAATCACCCAGCGAACAGGGCGATGCGCTGAAAAGCATTCCGGTGCTTCAGGTCACCCGGAAAAAGGCCCAGGGGTTCTGAAATTATCCTCCGTTCGACCCGCCTCCCCATCTCCTTTTCCGCAGGGCTCCTCCTCTGTGCCGGGAAAAGTTCCGATGCCTTAGAGGATGGCGATGTCATCAAAATTCAGTACCGGAAGTGTTTGATCTTTTCTCCCTTCTCGCCGATCTCGGTCATGGCTTCGATGCCGATCTGAAGATGTATTCTGGACCACTTTTCCGTCACCAGCAGGTCGGAAACTTCTGTCTTGATTCCCTCAGGGGTCATGGGGATATCGGAGACCAGGAGCAGTGCGCCGCGGGCGATTTCATTGTGATGGCCGACAATGAAGATGGTCGCCGTCTCCATGTCGATAGCGATGCAGGTCACTCTTTTCAGGCGGTCGACGAATTGCAGATCGTGCTCCCACAGTCGCCGGTTGGTCGTATAGACCACGCCGGTGCGGTATTCGTGGCCGTGTTCGACAATCTTCTCCGAGACGAATTTATGCAGCTTGAAGGAGGGGAGCGCAGGGACTTCGGGAGGGAAATAATCATTGCTTGTCCCCTCCCCGCGAATGGCGGCAATCGGAAGAATAAATTTCCCGATCTCCGCGGATTTCTTCAAGCCGCCGCACTTGCCCAGAAAAAGCACGCCCGAGGGCTTTCGGGCGCTGAGCAGGTCCATGATGGTGGCGGCATTGGCCGATCCGATGCCGAAATTGATGATAGTCAGTCCGTTGTTGTTGGTTGCGGCCTGCATCGGCCTGTCCTCGCCGTAGATGTCGCAATGGAACCTGTCTGCGAAATCTCGCACGTAGTAATAAAAATTTGTCAGCAGGACATAATCCCCAAATTTTCCCAGAGGCATTCCGGTATAGCGCGGGAGCCAGTTTTTTACGATGCGCAGCCGTTCTGACATGGCCCTCCTCTGCGTTTTTGCGAAGGCATCATACCCTGATTTAATTTTAGACGGGTATGCCGCCGATCTCAATCCATGGAATGACCTCGGCCTCTTCACTTTGCATTAACGCTCTGATTCTGATAATGGCTTCCGGCGTGATCGGAGGATTCTTTGTGCG
This window encodes:
- a CDS encoding AMP nucleosidase — protein: MSERLRIVKNWLPRYTGMPLGKFGDYVLLTNFYYYVRDFADRFHCDIYGEDRPMQAATNNNGLTIINFGIGSANAATIMDLLSARKPSGVLFLGKCGGLKKSAEIGKFILPIAAIRGEGTSNDYFPPEVPALPSFKLHKFVSEKIVEHGHEYRTGVVYTTNRRLWEHDLQFVDRLKRVTCIAIDMETATIFIVGHHNEIARGALLLVSDIPMTPEGIKTEVSDLLVTEKWSRIHLQIGIEAMTEIGEKGEKIKHFRY